The region CGCCATAAAAAGTGAAAAGAGAAAAGTAATAACCAGGAATATTCTGATTGATAGACTTTGATTGAAAATTAAATATTTGTTGTTGAATAAATTTTTCAAAATTAAAAAGCACACAAACATAAATAGCAGCAAACCTACGGCACCTGTTTCTGATAGAAGTTCCAGAACAATATTATGCGGATATTTCTGCAATGTAGTCCAATGAAGATTATTAAATCCATTAAATGATCCAAGTCCCCATCCAAGGATTGGTTTATCTTTTATCATCTGCAAGCTTAAAGTATAAGTTTGAATTCTGCTTAAGATTGCGCCATCACCTCCAAATTCACCGTCATCAATCCTTAACAAATTCTGAAGACGCTGCCCTGTTTCAAACTGTTCAGGTGCAATATATACAAGTGCTATTAAAAATATTATCATCAGAATAACACTATATAAATGATTGATAGTAATCCTTTTCCTTAAAAGTTGCCATAAAAAACCAAAAGCTGAAAAGATAATTATTCCGATGATAGCAGATCGTAAACCAGTGAGATAAGTAATCGAAAATCCAATAATAAATATCAGGTAGTAGAATAATATTTTTTTTATTTCTTTTGCTGTCAGCAAAATCAGAAAAACTATCAATGTTAAAAATGAAATCGTTCTCGCAATAAAAACGTGGCTCCATCTTAACGGCGAAAACTGATATACAGTTGAATGATCAAATGGCTGAAGAATTATAATGCTTAAAAGTGTGAATAAAAATCCCGCTATAATTATGTGTAAAAAGTATGACAAATACTCCCTGCTTCTGCTTGTAATGAGATAATATGTTACCAGCATATTTGGGATAATACTTACAAGTATGTTAATCACTTTGTGTGTACCGTATTTTGGATTTAAAGAGTATAGTATTGTAACTATAAGATAAAATACAATAACCAAAAGAATTTTACTTAGACGCTTAATATTTTTTGATTTTAAAAAGACCAGTAACGATTCATTATTTTGTCTGATGTGAATAAAAAAGACCGCCAATAAAATTGAAGAGGATAATATTTTAAGTATCAAAGCAGATACTGTGGAATTTGATATCCCTGCAACAGAGAAATTAAGCAGCAATAGTGTCAGTAAAAGATAGGATGCAATATTTTTTGCAGTTAGTAATTTTTGCATTTACAAGATCGAATATAAGAATTAATAATTGTCAGGTGCAAAATGCAGGTAGATATACAAAATAAAAAATTAAAAGTGATCAATATTCTGTGGAAATTTCAGTTTGAGCAATTGATAAAGATTGATATAACTAATGCAGCTAATTTGAATGAGTAAATGAATTTAATACCTATCATCACTTCACTTGAAACTTTTAAAATACTCATAGGTTAGCTGAAGACCTTTTTGCAAAGAAATTACTGGCTGCCAATTCAATAAAGCTTTTGCGCGGGATATATCTGGTTGTCTAACACGCGGATCATCAACCGGTAGATCTTTGAAAACCAATTCACTTGATGAATTTGTAAGGTTGATAATCTCCTTTGCCATTTTTTTAACACTAATTTCTTCAGGGTTACCGATATTAACCGGCTCGGTTACATCAGACATTAACAACTTTATAATACCTTCCACCTGATCTTCAATATAAATAAAACTGCGGGTCTGGCTGCCGTCACCAAAGATTGTAACAGGCTGATTGTTAATTGCCTGTATAAAAAAAGCAGGAATTGCTCTTCCATCATTAACCCGCATTCGTGGACCGTAAGTATTAAATATTCGTGCAATACAAGTGCTTATGTTATGAGTGCGGTTATAAGCCATTGTAAGAGCTTCTGCAAATCGCTTTGCTTCGTCATATACTCCGCGTGGACCAATTGGATTTACATTTCCCCAGTAATCTTCTTTCTGTGGATGAGAAAGAGGGTCACCATAAACTTCAGAAGTAGAAGCGAGCAGAAAACGCGCACCTTTTTTCTTTGCAAGTCCAAGCGCATTTAGTGTACCCATTGAACCGACTTTAAGAGTTTCTATAGGAAGCTGCTGATAATCAAGCGGGCTTGCAGGAGAAGCGAAGTGAAGGATATAATCAACATCAACAGTTATGTGAATATAATTTGTTACATCGTGATTGATAAAAGTGAACTTAGAGCTACTATAAAGATGCTCTATGTTACCAATACTACCTGTAAGCAGATTATCAATACAGATAACTGAAAATCCTTCTTTAATTAATCTATCACATAAATGCGAGCCAAGAAATCCTGAACCGCCTGTTACTACTGCAGTAGGCATTGTTTTTATGATCCTGAAAATTGTGTGTGGCAATTTACGATTTAGAATTCAGAAATTACAATGTAATAGAAAAACAATTAGGGCAAGTAATTGATAAGCGAGAAGCTATAAGTAAAAACAATAAATGACCACCAATGACCTAATGACTTTTTCCTTTGCTCTGTCCTTTTTTTTTGTAAGAGAGGTTAGGTGAGTTCAAATGATTAGAAGCAATAAGTAAAAATAATAAATGACTACAAATGACCTAATGACTTTTCCTTTGCTCTGTCATTTTTTGTAAGAGAGGTTAGGTGAGTTCAAATGATTAGAAGCAAGAAATAAAAAACAATAAATGACCACTAATGACCTAATGACTTTTCTTTTTGTTCTATCCCTCTCTTTTCAAAAGAGGTTAGGTGAGTTCAAATGGTTAGAAGCAAGAAGTAAAAACAATAAATGACCACCAATGACCTAATGACTTTTTCCTTTGCTCTGTCCTTTTTTTTTGTAAGAGAGGTTAGGTGAGTTCAAATGATTAGAAGCAAGAAGAAAAACAATAAATGACCACCAATGACCTAATGACTTTTTCCTTTGCTCTGTCCTTTTTTTGTAAGAGAGGTTAGGTGAGTTCAAATGGTTAGAAGCAAGAAGTAAAACAATAAATGACCACCAATGACCTAATGACTTGTATTTGTCCTGTCCCTCTCTTTGCAAGAGAGGTTAGGTGAGTTCAAATGATTAGAAGCAAGAAGTAAAACAATAAATGACCACCAATGACCTAATGACTTTCTCCTTTGCTCTGTCCTTTTTTTGTAAGAGAGGTTAGGTGAGTTCAAATGATTAGAAGCAAGAAGTAAAACAATAAATGACCACCAATGACCTACCGACTTGTGTTTGCCCTATCCCTCTCTTTTCAAGAGAGGTTAGGTGAGTTTATAGGGCTTGAGGCGAGAGGCTTGAGGAAAGAAGTCAGAAGTAAGAAGTTTTACGATTAAATGACTACAAATGACCCAATAACCTTAACTCTATTCCAACGTATGACTTATTTCATATCTTAATTATTAAAATAGTCCGCTCTAGCCTGCAATAACTATTAGCTGTTAACTATTTAAATAAAAGTTTATTTTTGTATAAAAGAGCATT is a window of Ignavibacterium sp. DNA encoding:
- a CDS encoding O-antigen ligase family protein; this translates as MQKLLTAKNIASYLLLTLLLLNFSVAGISNSTVSALILKILSSSILLAVFFIHIRQNNESLLVFLKSKNIKRLSKILLVIVFYLIVTILYSLNPKYGTHKVINILVSIIPNMLVTYYLITSRSREYLSYFLHIIIAGFLFTLLSIIILQPFDHSTVYQFSPLRWSHVFIARTISFLTLIVFLILLTAKEIKKILFYYLIFIIGFSITYLTGLRSAIIGIIIFSAFGFLWQLLRKRITINHLYSVILMIIFLIALVYIAPEQFETGQRLQNLLRIDDGEFGGDGAILSRIQTYTLSLQMIKDKPILGWGLGSFNGFNNLHWTTLQKYPHNIVLELLSETGAVGLLLFMFVCFLILKNLFNNKYLIFNQSLSIRIFLVITFLFSLFMAMFSKDISTQSFLWLFLIFL
- a CDS encoding UDP-glucuronic acid decarboxylase family protein; translation: MPTAVVTGGSGFLGSHLCDRLIKEGFSVICIDNLLTGSIGNIEHLYSSSKFTFINHDVTNYIHITVDVDYILHFASPASPLDYQQLPIETLKVGSMGTLNALGLAKKKGARFLLASTSEVYGDPLSHPQKEDYWGNVNPIGPRGVYDEAKRFAEALTMAYNRTHNISTCIARIFNTYGPRMRVNDGRAIPAFFIQAINNQPVTIFGDGSQTRSFIYIEDQVEGIIKLLMSDVTEPVNIGNPEEISVKKMAKEIINLTNSSSELVFKDLPVDDPRVRQPDISRAKALLNWQPVISLQKGLQLTYEYFKSFK